One Mixta gaviniae genomic window carries:
- a CDS encoding type I restriction-modification system subunit M, whose translation MSISSVIKSLQDIMRKDAGVDGDAQRLGQLSWLLFLKIFDTQEEELEAIMDAEEYRLPVPARYLWRNWAADAEGITGDKLLEFVNDDLFPALKSLPAPRDKNPRGFVVREAFSDAYNYMKNGTLLRQVINKLNEIDFGDSNERHLFGDIYEQILRDLQSAGNAGEFYTPRAVTRFMVNRIDPKLGERVIDPACGTGGFLACTVDHIKANYVHSTDDHQTLQKQIHGVEKKQLPHLLCTTNMLLHGIEVPVQIRHDNTLSKPLSSWDEQFDVIVTNPPFGGTEEDGIEKNFPSETQTRETADLFLQLIVEVLADKGRAAVVLPDGTLFGEGVKTKIKKLLTEECNLHTIVRLPNGVFNPYTGIKTNLLFFTKGQPTQDIWFYEHPYPEGVKNYSKTRPMKVEEFQPEIDWWGNEADGFASRVENEHAWKVSIDEVIARNFNLDIKNPHQAEAISHDPDELLVQYQQQQAEISQLRHQLRDILGAALAGKEAN comes from the coding sequence ATGTCTATCAGTTCAGTTATCAAATCCTTACAGGACATTATGCGTAAAGACGCCGGTGTGGACGGCGATGCGCAACGTCTGGGTCAGCTTTCATGGCTACTGTTTTTAAAAATTTTCGACACTCAGGAAGAAGAGCTGGAAGCCATAATGGATGCTGAAGAGTATCGCCTCCCGGTTCCCGCACGTTATCTGTGGCGCAACTGGGCAGCAGATGCTGAAGGCATAACGGGCGACAAGCTGCTTGAGTTCGTTAATGACGATCTCTTCCCTGCCCTGAAAAGCCTGCCTGCCCCTCGCGATAAAAATCCACGTGGCTTTGTGGTGCGGGAAGCTTTCAGCGACGCCTATAACTATATGAAAAACGGTACGCTGCTGCGTCAGGTCATCAATAAGCTGAACGAAATCGACTTCGGTGACAGCAACGAACGCCATCTGTTTGGCGACATCTACGAACAGATTCTGCGCGACCTGCAAAGCGCTGGCAACGCGGGCGAATTTTATACGCCACGCGCCGTTACCCGCTTTATGGTTAACCGTATTGATCCCAAACTGGGCGAGCGCGTTATTGATCCCGCCTGCGGTACTGGCGGATTTCTGGCTTGCACGGTTGACCATATTAAAGCCAACTACGTTCACAGCACCGACGATCACCAAACGCTGCAGAAGCAGATTCACGGCGTAGAGAAAAAGCAGCTCCCGCACCTGCTTTGTACTACCAATATGCTACTGCACGGTATTGAAGTTCCGGTACAGATTCGCCATGACAATACGTTAAGCAAGCCGCTCTCTTCATGGGATGAGCAGTTCGATGTGATTGTTACCAACCCGCCATTTGGCGGCACCGAAGAAGATGGCATCGAGAAAAACTTTCCCTCTGAAACGCAAACGCGTGAAACTGCAGACCTTTTCCTGCAGTTGATTGTGGAAGTGCTGGCGGATAAAGGACGCGCCGCTGTCGTTCTTCCAGATGGCACGCTATTTGGTGAAGGTGTTAAAACCAAAATCAAAAAGCTGCTGACAGAAGAGTGCAACCTGCACACCATCGTACGTCTGCCGAATGGCGTGTTTAATCCCTATACCGGCATCAAAACTAACCTGCTGTTTTTCACCAAAGGCCAGCCGACACAGGATATCTGGTTCTATGAACATCCCTATCCTGAAGGCGTGAAAAACTACAGCAAAACCCGCCCCATGAAAGTTGAAGAGTTTCAGCCGGAGATCGATTGGTGGGGCAATGAAGCCGACGGCTTTGCCAGCCGTGTTGAAAACGAACACGCCTGGAAAGTCAGCATTGATGAAGTCATTGCACGTAACTTCAACCTTGATATCAAGAATCCGCATCAGGCAGAAGCGATCAGCCATGATCCCGATGAGCTGCTGGTGCAGTATCAACAGC